The sequence AGATCTCAGTAATGTAATTATTCTCAATAATGCTGTGATTCAATTAAGTGTTCAGGGCTAACTAAAATGTTTGATCAAAGCTCTTTTATAAAACAGAGCAAATGTTTCCATTCCACATGGATTCCATTTTTAGATTAGTTAATGttaggtgtgtgtttattgttttaAAAATGAGATGTTCTGTCCCATCTAATTAATTgctaaattaatctaattaatgcTAAATGGTACGCCTTGATCATAATACATAAGTGCACAGGAGGCTATAAACCCATATAGGCTAGCAGCTAAAACTATGCTcttaatttgaccagcagttgATTGTCTATGGTTGTTGTTCCAAGTTTTCACTCACAACCTGTTCTGTAGTACCTGCATGCTTTTCACTCACAACCAGCATTTGCCTGTAGTACATCCATGTTTTTCACTCACAACAAGCCCCTAGTAGTAGCCTGTAGTACCTCCATGCCCTCCACCTTAGGAACCATCACAATAAAGTTACATATTTACATCCTTATTAATAGCCTACTAATTAATTGGAGTCAATGTCAACTGTAGTCCAGCTCTGCCAGAGTGCCGAGATCAATAAGCTCATTGCATAACATGGGCAAACAATATACAGTACTTACACATCCTGACATTTGTGAAACCTGCTGCTCATATGGCCATGAATCATAATCAGCAAAATGGAGCAGCAAAAACTGCTCAGTGGTCCttcagagtggagtggagggttGGATAGGAGTCATGAGAGACAGGTAGGAGTGACGATAAGCAAAGAGAGTTGCTacggagggggtggaggtggtggtgagcAGGGGCGTCATGCAAGCCAAAATTCAGAGGGGGCACAATCAGGCAATTTttttccggggggggggggtcatgttaGAGGGGGGCCGGACATTTCTCTCCCTGGAAATTTTtaaattctggctgctaaacataccatttcaatgcagtttggaagggacagaaataccttaacagagcaagcagcaacCCTCATCTATCTGAGAACTAAgataaagtatctattttgtaAGTTAATCTAAAACACATAGGTTGGTGAACAAACTGTAAGCTCACATTCAGCTCATTAAAGTGTAAGctcattaaagcatgtttagacacacacatttacacttaggcgtactacacatgattttaaaaacattgtCGTTGTTATGATTTGATTGATGTGTGACCTAAAAACAATCTTACATTAAAAAAGTTGCTGAGGTCTGACTTTGTGGTCCTCAGAAATTAAATTAGTTTAATCTTAATTAATGTGATGAAGGACTTTGAATGAAGTTTGACAGTTTTAAGTGCTGAGTAAGGTTAACACTAAATATCTGAATATTTTACTACTAGTAATATATGTTTCATTACCATTATGGCAAGCAATAGGCTGGGACTGCATTTCAACTCATACAGAACAAATTATATAGTAAAAATAAGTATAGTGCACTTGTGCAATGTATATGTGGGGAAAGTTGAGCATATGGGTAAGATGAGACAGTCCTTTTTTCTAAGAAACAGTAAACAAATGGTATCATGTGACAGCATTTTAAGGAAGAGGGAATAATTCTTTACAATATGTGgaaaggtaggcctacagcacaTGGCAAATGTAGTAAATATGTGtaaaatatttgtaaaaatatgattttttgCTCTCCAATTGTATTGCATTCATGTCCAGAGTTAGGGTGAGAAAACGTGAATAgaacaacattcagatgcattacacCTCAATTGGTGCACTATCAAGCTATGAATGAATGTTACCTTAGCTTGTTGTAagcattttcttttaaaatggTGGTTGTGGGGTAAGATGTGCCATCAGGGATGTGGTCAGTTGAGCCAGCTAACTAGTACTTGTATTGCATCTATAACATTTTTATGTTTGCCTTGATTTTGTGACCTCATTCTATATGGTTCCTCAGTGTTACTAAGGGCTAAAGAGACTGGGTAGCAGAGTATAGTTGTTAAACTGAATTAAATGGGCAAATTCAGGTGACACATTTTAATAGGCCTAAACCTGTCTTGGCACGTTTTTagttgaatgtatttgacaaatACTAAGTTAAATGTTGGTGTTTCTTACTGTTtgaagaaattaaattattgtttgatttttgtttggtgtgaaggttacaaaacaaaacctcTTTGACACATTAGAATAATGAAGAATGTAAAAAATGGCTCCTCTTACCCCATTCTCCCCTACTGATGGGCAATATACTGAAAGTGCAGTTTGTGTAATTatgacatgtagcctacaaaatgtTCCATTCCTCCATATGAACATTTCAGAGTCTTTCAGAGTGCCTATtcaataaaatgtaatttttaagATAAGATAGAGGGTGCTTTTTCATAAGGTTTCCATTTATACAATTATTGTACTTTCATTAaacaaactagaaatgcaattcaagcagaattacaatagtggatggaaagctgctggcttaatgttggtgaggaggttcctggaaaaaaaaactagCTTAAATTTAACGTCCtctagacataggcctacagtagttcATTCAGCATGATGCGagcttctgggtactcagattaaGGCCTAGCAGCTATGAGTATGTTGCTAACCAATAGCAGCTATGAGTTTGTTGCTAATCGATTACAGGTAGCATCAGCTTGCTTGCTTACTTGATTAACTAGCCGAGTCATTTTAAatggaaacttggcaggatttccccctctgctggagaaattgtgcattatgctatttcaaactgtgggaaaaggtaacgataaagcacatggatttgtttacaagctagcgaacggttagcataagtttggcagaactatgtggatgttacaaggtaagaaacacaatttaaaacgagtttcttgtttctcacttctctttccgggacggtagtctcaatgtggcaaggttggttttctgcctggggacgctaggcgcagcggggaaagtcaccattttcaccggaacaggtcatttaaccatccaaatgatttctaaacgggtttattacgttgaaatagttgccaagttcccctttaaacagACTTCACACACTCCATAGACGTAGCAGCTACGAGTATGTTGCTAACCAATAGCAGCTACGAGTTTGTTGCTAATCGATGACAGGTAACGCCAATTTGCTTGCTTACTTGATTAACTAGCCAAGTCGTTTTAAACAGACTTTACACACTCCatttgaataaaaaacacaaattaaTTGTAACTTACATTGGGTTTGGTAGGAAAACGTCCGTTTCGTCGCAGTTTGTTGGACGAAGCAGACACCAAGAACTTGAACTTTCTTGAAGAGAATTGAGATATGCTTGAAAGCAGTGTGGTCGAAAGTGATTAATTACAGGATGTGTAGGCTAGTTTAGGGAGCGTCCGCACCTGATTACTTTACAACCCTTCTAAATGAGCCccatttgtgatgtcatagaaaaaaaattgtttaacatttttaatcccctattccTCAAAAATGTTGTCAGCTCCagtgttaagtcccatagacctattcttaaaaaaaatattgtgaagccaaatcagtgaagttatccaccaaaaatattgtatattgtaatgtatacagtattaatctactaactgtgaaaatgtcaggccCTATTTTGccgcctttaaaaaaaatcgaaattgctccttttgtttcataaacggactacagtaggctacaaaagaagtcacgtgactttacccttctaCTTACTCACAGTAGCAGgctttgtttattagcctggttagcattgacacttaacacttactgccagctcttcatgtgagtaggaGCACCACACAAGTTATCCTGACAGAAAGGTAATCACCACACGGTTTACATCGTGCtctgttattacaaaaataCGCTAAGCCAGTCAAGCAAATTGCcattttgatcagttagagattaagctcCCAAACCGGTAacgtcacatgcaactgtagttcatcatcaccatgttacaaaaaaaactcaaaacaattaatCTGATCCTACAAATAAAGCATGACCActagaagcaatagaggtgaccccagtgcatAGCATATGGAAGGCATTCAATTAAGTTCCCAATGTGCACCAAGatatatttttctaaaaaaaaaatcccatccactccgctagactctaggaacgcaaccagtaGGTTGCGATGAGATTGCTTTCCCTCCCAATAATAATGATAAGAAGACGAATATGAAAGCCAGGacatttcaagatagtggattccattcACTATAATTACCCATTAATGGGTATTTCTCTCTCGATTCATCTGTTTTTTTGCCATTTCATTCCACATCAAGCAATTTGAATATGATGCATTTTGTCTCACACTGAATGTGAAGTACTTTTCAGCTTTTCACATTCTGATCTCTGCACAGCAGGGGATGTTTTTAAGATTCCCATCTTTCTTGCACACACTCATCTGTAATGGGGCTGCAATGTTTCACCCACACTTTAGAATTCTCTGCTTACGCCCCTGCCAATTCCCACACCCCACAGAGTgtcaccagcagcagcatctgtGACATGAAGATGTTCATGTAAGCTAACTGATAGGCTACTTGTGCCTCTATTGGACACCAacctgtaaaatgtaaaaagccTCTCTGACATAGTCTCAGGGTATTGTTGCATGGTGTTTTGTAGTTACTTCCTAACTTTCCTAAAAGGTTTATTGGTCCATTCAACCAACAATGTCAAAAGTGACAGTATTTTTTGGTAGCTCTTGTTTTGGCACATCCTTGATTCAGTTGTGTTGCATTTTATTAATCAGCCATAATGATTTTCCTCCTGACTGGTTGGACTCCATCGAACAGCCACAGCCATGCCGGATGTGAAAAGACCTGGTCAGTTTTAGCCAAATGAGCAGAGCACAAACCAATCAAGACTCCCAGATGAAGAACCTCTGTGTTTGTCAGAGGGACAGATTTCTGTGGCGTGATGAGTGCCAGGAAAGCTTTAATAGGCTGAAGCTCTTGGGaagactcacacaaacacatttggttTGGACAATTTCCTGTTCTAACTGTGGGCATAGCACAGCAATGCATTATGGGTATAAAAAAGGCACTTCATTTATGTTACAGCACGGAGATGAAGTTGAAAATCTCCAGAGCCAATCATAGTAATTAAGGATCTCCATTCCGAGGACAATTACATGAAATGTGAAAAGCGATGACAATGAGTGTGGGAGAAAATGTCCTGTGTATTTAATGAGTAGCATACCTGTAGACCAGTGTGTCATCTGCTGTGCTGTTATACTGGATCTGATACATccgtatgttggggatgtgtctcTCAGAAGGCCAGCGGATGACCGCAGACGAGGCGGTAACGTCGGCCACCACCACCCTGCGGTCCTGGCTCTTGGTGTCGTTGGACTTGGAGGAGGTGGTGATGTCGCGAAGGCGCGAGCCCTCCCTCAAGTGTCCCGTGTTGTTGACGAAGAGCGGTAGCGGGATCATGCTGATCTCCACGGCGGCTGTGGCCATGCCGGCTGCGTTGGATGCCACGCAGGTGAAGGCACCGTTGTCCTTGAGCGTGGTGATGAGGATCTCCAGCGTGCCGTTGTCGTGCACGATCGTGCGCGAGTTGTTGTGCACCAGCTTGCCGTCGGGGAAGCGCCAGTGGATGGCGGGGTCGGGGTCGCCCATGGCCTTGCACTTGAGCGCCACGCTCTGGCCCTCCATCACGTACGGGTTGGACACGGTGTGCCGCGTGATGAGCGGCGGATCGCAGGTGAACTCCTCCTCCTGGATGGACCAGAAGTACTTGTCCATCAGGTGCTCGGGCGAGGCGCACGTCTCCAGGTCATCCTCGCGGGTCAGCCGCCGCAGCCAGAGCAGCTCGCAGTTGCAGTGCAGCGGGTTGCCGCCGAAACTGACCGCCAGGCGCGTGGGGTTGGAGTTCTTGGGGTCAGACATGACCTGCGCGTTCTGGAAGAGGTTGTCCGGCGGAAGCTTATGCAGCCGGTTGGACGTCATGTCCAGTCGCACCAGCTTGGTCAGCATGGTGAAGGTGCCCGCCTCGATGTAGTCAATGAGGTTGTGGTCGAGCGAGAGCGTGTTGATGTTGGTCATGCGCCCGATGGCACTCCACGGGAGTGTGTGCAGGTTGTTGTACGACAGGTCCAGGTCCTCGATGGTGGACACAAACTCGTCGAAGGACGTTGCCGCCACAGTGTGGATCTGGTTGTTGCCCAAGATGAGGTGGCGGAGGTTGACCAGGCCCCTCAGGTGCTCGCTCTTGATGACGGTCAGCCGGTTGCCGTCCATGTGCAGGGCGCGGAGGGCACGGAGGCCCAAAAAGGCGTGCGGTGCGATTTGGCTGATGGTGTTGCGCGACAGCGTCAGGTGGACCAGGCTGGTCATGTTGGCGAAGTCCCTCCGCCGGATGACCGTGATGAAGTTGTCGGTCAGGCGCAGCTCCACCGTCTTACGGTCGATGCCTGGCGGCACAAACAGCAGCCCCGTCTTGGCACACAGAAGGGTGAGGGTCGGCGAgatggtctggcatatgcagcGACCTGGGCAGTTCTGCGCCTTCGCCAGCACtccaaacaccaacacacacaaaaccagccGCTCCATAATGTATCAGCTTCCGGGTTCTGGAAAAGGAAAAAGACAATAGAAAAAACATTAAGGTACTGTTTGACTAATTTATGTCAGTACAACACAAACTGGATTTGATCAAAATGTGTCCAATTTCATCGGTTTTATCCCCTGTGCACGGCAATGAGACAGATTGTCACTTTTGTTGGGAGTTGAAAGATGGCTTTTTTCAAGATGGagcaaacatttatttttagtGTGTGCTATCTTCAGAGACATACCTTTACTGCAGGGGTAATTTAACAGATGGTCAAAATCTCATTATTTCTTATTGCCATGTTGGACTCAAAAATTGATTTGATGCTTCATTCAATCAGAGAATTGGGACACAAAGATACAATACAATCCATTTGAAAACCAAACCGTGGGAATTCAATGCAGTGCTTGCTGACAAACGAGATTGTTTTCATCCACGCAGCATTTTTGTTGAGTTAAAGCTGCATGGTGTCCATGCTTCCCCCATGTGCGGTCTGTATGCTAAGGGCAGGTGTAGATgacgcatacaaacacataacCGTCAGATTAACATACACTGTAGGGTGATTTCAAATGGAATACAACTGAACGTTGATATCCAGCTATGGCAAGATACTTGTTTTGATTAGAAAATGACTGCCAATCCTATCAGTAAACATGGTGAACAAGGATGGTGAGGCCCAGTAGCACATTCAGGAAAGGCCTACAATTACATTCAGGAGAGGTGTGAATCTCACTCACAGCTCACAATCTCATAGTGATCTGTGAAAAGGAAGAGCACTTGACACAGTACTGAAACAAAAGATTGTTTCTTGACTGAATTGTATGATGAAGATGCAGACAGGCCTCGTGTTCACTCTCATGAAAGGATGAGACATGTTTAATGCATTTAGTAAAAACAGATCTGTGTTGTATTTCAATTTCCTGAGGCACTGGTATGGGGGCTATTCTGCAAGGCTCTTCAGTAGCTGGGAGAAATGCTGCAGTAAGTGGGGCTCCTAAAAACTGTACTGTGGAATTAGATGTAAACCCTGGGATTGTTATTAATACAGTGGCAGCACTAATAGACAAAACAAGAAGAAAGATCACTGGGTTCCAAATCTATCAGAGTGTGATATGACTTCATGAGCCTCATGTGTTGAGGGCAATGACTGGACTCTATGATCCTCCATTTAGGCCATATTGATTTCTTTTTTGAAGGCCGCATATGTCTAGTCCTTGACAGGTACCGGAAGAAAACCTTGACTGTAATAACCTCAAATCCCACCGGACAGTGAACTCCACCGTCAGCCATAGTACACTTCTTTTCCAAGACTGCAGCATCCATCTTGGTGGCTGACACACTAaatcaggcctgtgtgtgtgtgtgtgtgtgtgtgtgtgtgtgtgtgtgtgtgtgagagagagagagagagagagagagagagagagagagagagagagagagagagagagagatccaggcCTGTTTGGTTTACAAGGGAAAACACTTCACACGACTGCTCGCTAAAACTTCACTCTGTGATCTGTATTGGATGAAGTCTCTCTACGGGTGAAGAGATAAACAAACTGATGACATAAAAAGCTACACAATAGATGGATGGACACAGCCTGGCCGTGGATGGTCAGGACATTCCATCATCCTCTcagtacacaacacacatgtggtatgcatgtatgttttATTGTGGCGCATCACACATAATAAAGCAGTGTGTGTTGAAACAGAGAAGCTCATAAATTATGGGGCACAACCGCAACGTGAACCGTAAGCCGCCTTGGGACGGAGGGGAGGCAAGCGCAGGAAGCCACTGAGGCATGAATCTGCCTTCTCTGTGCAAGAGGGACGCGACCCCTACGGAACAGCTGATGGAAACATCACAGTGATTAGGATGATTAAGACCTCCGGggaccagaagtgcaaaaaaagaaaaacacaagcaAACGATAAAGATGATGTGGGGTTTAGAGGTGGAGGCTAAAGAATTTAAAAAAAGTCGAGGAAGTTATGCAACCATGTGTGGTTGAGGGGTGAAGGGCAATAGTGTCTTATTACCATTAGGACTGACG is a genomic window of Alosa sapidissima isolate fAloSap1 chromosome 15, fAloSap1.pri, whole genome shotgun sequence containing:
- the lrfn1 gene encoding leucine-rich repeat and fibronectin type III domain-containing protein 1, giving the protein MERLVLCVLVFGVLAKAQNCPGRCICQTISPTLTLLCAKTGLLFVPPGIDRKTVELRLTDNFITVIRRRDFANMTSLVHLTLSRNTISQIAPHAFLGLRALRALHMDGNRLTVIKSEHLRGLVNLRHLILGNNQIHTVAATSFDEFVSTIEDLDLSYNNLHTLPWSAIGRMTNINTLSLDHNLIDYIEAGTFTMLTKLVRLDMTSNRLHKLPPDNLFQNAQVMSDPKNSNPTRLAVSFGGNPLHCNCELLWLRRLTREDDLETCASPEHLMDKYFWSIQEEEFTCDPPLITRHTVSNPYVMEGQSVALKCKAMGDPDPAIHWRFPDGKLVHNNSRTIVHDNGTLEILITTLKDNGAFTCVASNAAGMATAAVEISMIPLPLFVNNTGHLREGSRLRDITTSSKSNDTKSQDRRVVVADVTASSAVIRWPSERHIPNIRMYQIQYNSTADDTLVYRMIPSTSKTFLINDLAAGREYDLCVLAVYDDGITLLTATRVVGCVQFHTAAEASQCRFIHSQFLGGTMIIIIGGIIVASVLVFIIILMIRYKAHGGPDGAKAKACDSGGSSSSNVHSQTNGSNQQQGGCMGRSASKQQHAAPTEESRCLDGHHRQSSSGSAAKDCKALVLRLKSECQLEPTPGGSESAVLEVELPPLSAMEKTAKAAVAALARRASLDAQASYGASAGFSEDTGTDSSLTGSTMSLCLIGPSSGCGGAGGGGGGSKDSRKGALANIGLLPGELARTRHRFSFDGDYALFQSHSYPRRARTRRHKSSNQLNVDSSPLANRKVTFSSTEWMLESTV